The sequence below is a genomic window from Thalassoroseus pseudoceratinae.
ACGGTTGCAAACCAACGTCAAAACACGTCTTTTGCGATCTCCGACACCGATTACGGCGAGCGAGAGTGCATCGTTTCGCAAGGCTTGGGAACGTCGACAGTTAGCTTCATGGGGCGAACTTATTACGTGTGCTGTAGCGGCTGCCAAGCGGCTTTCAACGACAATCCGGAGTTCTGGATTGCCCAAGCCAAGGAACGCAAATCCAAGTCCGACAACTAAAGCCGTAAGATTTGCCCAGTCGACCGCACCCCGGTGAAATTCATCAAATCTTCTGAATTCGCGAATCGGTTGCTTGGCGGAAATCGTTCAATCGCTTAATCTGTAGCATAATTGTCACATTGGCGATGCTTGGGAAGCTCCGAAACATTCCCATTCCATAGCCTACTGACCAACATACAACGCTAGAAAACCATTGAATCACATGATGACCCCGCACGGGATGTGCGATGGAACTTGCTTCCAAGAATTGGGTTAGGGACATTCCTCGTGAATTTGTCATCGTTTCCCTACCGTTTTGTTTGCTTCATTGAGGAAGCTCCATGGAAGATGTGCTGCCTCCTTTCGATTCGCACCCTACCACATGGCTGACGCTGTCATCCCTATTGGTGATCGCAATCTTTTTTCGCTTTCATCGGTTGTGGTCGCTACGTAACGTGGATTTGTTGCTGCTGACTGGCTTCTCACCAGCGTTGCTGTTTCTACGGTCTGACCCCATGATCGCGAACACATGGTTGTTTGCATTGTCGCTGGGACTTTTGGTCCGTTTACTTTGTGATGGCTTGTTCGTTCGTCGGCCCAAACTGGACCAGAACCTAAACGCGACCGGTCTCCTTTTCTTGACGATTTGCGGAACCGTTTTACTTGTTGTTCGCGTGGTCACGCTTCCGGTTCCTAACTCGACATTGAAAACCGTGGAACGCAGCGAGCAAATGCGAAACCGGGTGGACGCTTCGAATGAAACGGCCGCGGCCGGCCCGACACCGACAATTCTGGCAGCCCAAGTTGGAGCCATTTCCGATGCTGTTGCGGCTGCCGACAACGTGACGACTGCCCCGACGATTCCGTCACGGAAGGCCGTCATCGCGGCTCGTGGGCTGGCAATTGTCGCTCACTTGGGAACAATCCTCGGTCTACTGGTTCTTGGACACCGAACATTTAGCGATGGTTCGCTTGGCTATGCGATGGCCCTGCTCTACTTGCTTCTGCCTTGCACGTTCTATCAATGTAGTGAAGTGATTCACGTCCTCCCGGCGGGTCTGGTTGTTTGGGCGTTCGTGTTCTGGCGGAAACCCATCGTCGCCGGTGTGTTCCTGGGACTCGCCTGCGGGACCTTATTTTTCCCGATTTTCCTCCTGCCGGTTTGGGTGGCGTTCTACGGGCGAACGAAATTCCTTCGCTTCGCGACCGCGTTGCTGATCGTCGGCACCTGCCTGCTGGGAAGTCTCGCACTGACCTCCGCAGACCCAAGCTCATTCGGTCGACAGACATTCGGAGCCATCGACTGGAGCGTATTGAGCTTTCAGTCCGCCGGTGCCAACGGATTTTGGGGAGCCGGAATGAACGCCTATCGTCTTCCGGTATTCGTGGCGTACGTGATTATGCTCGTCGCACTGACCGTCTGGCCGCGTCGGAAATCCCTGGAACACTTAATGGCATCATCGACGGCCTTAATCGTTGGCACTCAGTTTTGGTATCCGCAAGCTGGCGGAGTGTATTTGCTCTGGTATCTTCCCCTGACACTCGCCGTCTGCTTCCGACCACGCCTCATTCAGCTTCAACTTGAGACCCCAGTACTCAACGACCGAGCCACCACACTCGGACCTGCCGGGCGACAGTTGGTGAAACCCACCTCAACCACCGCCCTCTTCCGCTAACGCCGTTGACTTCCAATCGAGACAGTTTCTGTCTCGTAGAGACCCGCAGGACGTATCATTCGTTGGCAAACTGCGTTGGCATTCGTCCCAGACTGACGATGCTACACGCTTGGATCACAGTCAGACCAAGCTGTTCGGCCTCCGCTACGACTTCATCGCTTTCGCTGCCGGGGTTCAACCACAGTTCGGCGGGGTGCACTTCAGCAATCTGCGGTAGCAACTCCAGAACGACTTCCGGTGGCAAATAAACGCTGACACGGTTGAGGCGTTCGACCGGGATATCGGCAAGCGTTTTGTAACAGGGGAGCCCTTCAATCTCTTCCGCCGACGGGTTGACCGGATAAACGGCGTACCCTTCCGATTGGTGGGCCCGGACCGCCTTGTTCCCAAACTTGTGACGTTGCCGGCTCGCACCGAGAATTGCAACCGTTTTCTCACTCACAGCATCCCCTCCTGATCCAAGAACAGCGTTCATCACGTGCCCGCGATTTCCGGTCCTGCCATACTATACCAAGAACCGTGGAAAGTAGAGGGAAGATAAATCCTGACTTCAACTGGGAATGATGGCATGGTGTGGGGGGATTCCTTACAATGCCAGCCCGAAACGACATCACCTCAGAATTTCCCAGACAGGCATGACAAGACGATGGAACGAGTCATTGAGCCCTCAACCGTGGAACTCGATCGGTTACGGTATCGACGATTGTTCCCATGGATTCACCTGACCCGTGCCTTCCGGATTGCACTCGATTTTCGCAAGCTACTGCTTGGCGGACTGGCCCTCCTGCTTTTGTCGCTCGGGCAACAGGCAATCGTGCATTTGCCGATCGGTCCCCCCGATGGCATGCCGAACGTCTCGGCGGTGGAATTCACCCCCACAATCCCGGTGACTGGTCTCGGAAACCCGGCGACTTGGTTCACAAGCTGGCCGATTTTAGTCTCGCCGTTGCAGTCGATCTGGAAACCGGCCGCGATGTTGCTTCAACCGGAACTGACCTGGACGGAAGCCATAGTGGCATTGGCCCTGCTCCTCTGGGCAGTTCTTGTCTGGTCGTTTTTCGCAACGATGATCACACGAATGGCGGCCGTGCAGTTTGCGCGAGATGAAAAGATCTCCCTCAATCAAGCAGCACGGTTTGCCATCGCCCGATTCTTGCAGGTCTTTTCTTCCCCCCTGCTTCCAATCGGGTTCATTTTCGGATTTTGGATTCTGCTGTTTTGTGGTGGAATCATCGGCCGCATCCCGGCAGTTGGGCCGGTTCTGGTCGGCGTCTTCTGGGGAATTGCCCTCGTGTGCGGGCTCGCAATGACGCTGCTTCTGATCGGTCTTGCCGTTGGTTGGCCAA
It includes:
- a CDS encoding CoA-binding protein produces the protein MSEKTVAILGASRQRHKFGNKAVRAHQSEGYAVYPVNPSAEEIEGLPCYKTLADIPVERLNRVSVYLPPEVVLELLPQIAEVHPAELWLNPGSESDEVVAEAEQLGLTVIQACSIVSLGRMPTQFANE